Proteins from a genomic interval of Desulfofustis limnaeus:
- a CDS encoding methylenetetrahydrofolate reductase has protein sequence MEAAATSQVSRPAPLIIELDPPKGSNLQPFLATALNLRGRVQGIRVTDNEHAIMRMAPLAPCLALQEKGFVPVMVINGRDRNRLSFQSDLLCAAALGITGIVIKEGHDPREGDQPLARTSGDLNLETMLTCASRLNNGKDLSGEDLDGATDFFIDVCLDLSDEASRNREMAASFSKLRDLGVQAVTLGPTYDLTIIEQFLPAAEQTGIKVRTSLLYLKSVTMIRYLNNLPGVPSIPQEFQKKMMQAPDKKMAGLQVAADFLRELQPLSDAVVLVSLGWKDRLPEFLNLIER, from the coding sequence ATGGAAGCTGCCGCCACCAGCCAGGTCTCCCGCCCCGCCCCCCTGATCATCGAACTGGACCCACCCAAGGGGAGTAATCTGCAGCCCTTCCTTGCCACCGCCTTAAACCTCAGGGGCCGGGTGCAGGGCATCCGGGTCACCGATAATGAACACGCCATCATGCGCATGGCCCCTCTGGCTCCCTGTCTGGCATTGCAAGAAAAAGGTTTCGTACCGGTGATGGTGATCAACGGCCGGGACCGCAATCGACTATCCTTCCAGTCCGACCTGCTGTGTGCCGCCGCTTTGGGGATCACCGGTATCGTCATCAAGGAGGGACACGACCCGCGCGAAGGGGATCAACCATTGGCCAGAACCAGCGGCGATCTCAACCTGGAGACCATGTTGACCTGCGCCTCCCGCCTCAACAACGGCAAGGACCTCTCCGGTGAGGACCTGGACGGGGCGACCGACTTTTTCATCGATGTGTGCCTGGATCTTTCCGACGAAGCCAGTCGTAATCGAGAAATGGCCGCGTCGTTTTCCAAGCTGCGGGATCTCGGGGTTCAGGCGGTGACCCTTGGGCCGACCTACGACCTCACGATCATTGAACAGTTTCTTCCGGCGGCGGAACAGACCGGGATCAAGGTGCGCACGTCGCTGCTCTATCTGAAATCGGTGACGATGATCCGTTACCTCAACAACCTTCCCGGTGTGCCGTCGATTCCGCAGGAGTTCCAAAAAAAGATGATGCAGGCCCCGGACAAGAAAATGGCCGGTTTGCAGGTGGCAGCCGATTTCCTGCGCGAATTGCAGCCGCTGAGTGATGCGGTGGTTCTGGTCAGTCTTGGCTGGAAGGATCGATTGCCGGAATTTCTCAATCTTATCGAAAGGTAA
- the cooS gene encoding anaerobic carbon-monoxide dehydrogenase catalytic subunit produces MAAPKPLIRPEDITICESTQQMISKARRDGVELFFDRAAEMKPCPIGADSACCKHCSMGPCRMNPSDPYRKVGVCGASIDTISARNFGRMVAAGTAAHTDHGMAMLELFRGVIEGTITDFQIKDHLKLHEVAASLDIETNGRAIEEVARDVYRELEKTYTQVEGEIPLVKRVPAKTLETWRREGIVPRGAMREIMEMMHRTAIGVDQDYENLAKQISRTALADGWGGSMVSTDISDILFGTPAPVEISVDLGVLKEDQVNIIVHGHEPSLLESMMVSTAAPSLQAMAREAGAKGINLVGMCCSGLEVLSRHGIPHAGNFSSTEAALVTGAVDAMTVDIQCIKQDLHKVAGCYDTVFVTTNYRAKIEGALHIELDEHDPLKCTDEIVIKAIGRFKNRSQPIEIPRRVSRGVHGFSHEYIKYMLGGSFRGGYEPLNDNIINGRIRGVAGVVGCTNPRSKQDFSHVELVKELIKNDVLVVQTGCSQVALAKAGLTTPGAAAMAGPGLAEVCETVGIPPVLGLGACVDNSRILMAVAEMVKTGGLGDAIADLPVAGCAPEWMSEKAIAIGQYFVASGVYTVFGHTFPITRETKFEKLLFAGLERQGLGTWGFADSPQDMARLMLAHIDKKRRELGIDKARERVLVGMEDRRSLAANE; encoded by the coding sequence ATGGCCGCACCGAAACCGCTTATTCGACCCGAGGATATCACCATCTGCGAATCGACCCAACAGATGATCAGCAAGGCCCGTCGTGATGGGGTAGAGCTGTTTTTCGACCGGGCCGCCGAAATGAAGCCGTGCCCGATCGGCGCCGATTCTGCCTGCTGCAAACATTGTTCGATGGGTCCCTGTCGAATGAATCCGAGCGATCCTTATCGGAAAGTGGGTGTGTGCGGTGCCTCCATCGACACCATTTCCGCCCGTAACTTTGGCCGGATGGTCGCCGCCGGGACCGCTGCCCATACCGATCACGGCATGGCCATGCTCGAATTGTTCCGTGGCGTCATCGAAGGAACGATCACGGATTTCCAGATCAAGGATCACCTCAAATTGCATGAAGTCGCCGCATCGTTGGACATCGAGACCAATGGGCGGGCGATCGAAGAGGTGGCCAGGGATGTGTATCGGGAGTTGGAGAAGACCTATACCCAGGTGGAAGGAGAAATCCCTCTGGTCAAGCGGGTGCCGGCCAAGACGCTTGAGACCTGGCGCCGGGAAGGTATCGTGCCGCGCGGAGCGATGCGCGAGATCATGGAGATGATGCACCGTACCGCCATCGGTGTCGACCAGGACTATGAAAACCTGGCCAAACAGATTTCCCGGACGGCCCTGGCCGACGGCTGGGGCGGCTCGATGGTCTCCACCGACATCTCCGACATCCTTTTCGGCACCCCGGCGCCGGTGGAAATTTCCGTCGACCTGGGGGTTCTCAAGGAGGATCAGGTCAACATCATCGTCCATGGTCACGAGCCGAGCCTGCTTGAATCGATGATGGTCTCCACGGCGGCACCGAGCCTCCAGGCCATGGCCAGGGAGGCAGGAGCGAAAGGGATCAACCTGGTCGGCATGTGTTGTTCCGGCCTCGAGGTCCTCTCCCGGCACGGCATCCCGCATGCCGGCAATTTCTCCTCAACCGAAGCAGCCCTGGTTACCGGCGCGGTGGATGCGATGACCGTTGATATCCAGTGTATCAAGCAGGATCTGCACAAAGTGGCCGGCTGTTACGATACCGTGTTCGTTACCACCAACTACCGGGCCAAAATCGAGGGCGCCCTGCACATCGAGTTGGATGAACATGATCCGCTCAAATGCACCGACGAGATCGTCATCAAGGCCATCGGCCGTTTCAAGAACCGTTCCCAGCCGATTGAGATCCCTCGCCGGGTCAGTCGCGGCGTGCATGGTTTTTCGCACGAATACATAAAATACATGCTCGGCGGGTCGTTCCGGGGTGGCTATGAGCCGCTTAATGATAATATTATCAACGGGCGCATCCGTGGCGTGGCAGGTGTGGTTGGCTGCACCAACCCACGTTCGAAACAGGATTTTTCGCACGTGGAACTGGTCAAGGAGCTGATCAAAAACGACGTATTGGTGGTACAGACCGGGTGTTCGCAGGTGGCGCTGGCCAAGGCCGGCTTAACCACGCCGGGAGCCGCGGCAATGGCCGGGCCGGGGCTGGCTGAAGTCTGTGAGACGGTCGGCATCCCGCCGGTACTCGGGCTCGGTGCCTGTGTCGACAACAGCCGGATCTTGATGGCAGTGGCCGAGATGGTCAAGACCGGTGGGCTGGGCGATGCAATCGCCGATCTGCCGGTGGCCGGTTGCGCGCCCGAATGGATGAGCGAGAAAGCGATTGCCATCGGTCAGTATTTCGTGGCCTCGGGCGTGTATACCGTGTTCGGGCATACCTTCCCGATCACCCGGGAGACCAAGTTCGAGAAACTGCTGTTCGCCGGGCTCGAGCGCCAGGGACTGGGGACCTGGGGATTCGCCGACAGCCCGCAGGACATGGCCAGGCTGATGCTCGCCCATATCGACAAGAAACGCCGGGAACTCGGCATCGACAAGGCCCGCGAGCGGGTGCTGGTCGGCATGGAGGATCGTCGAAGCCTGGCTGCCAACGAGTAA
- a CDS encoding universal stress protein: MDRKKLITAIDGSIHSSQVIDQTIEYARLLHADVVLVHCHKKFPTLLGEPQRNSHIASIISAAEELIKPYLKRFSNAEITCDPRLLEEPAAAMIIDVARLEGCDLIIMGSRGLGNLSGLILGSVTNKVLQGAPCSVLVVR; the protein is encoded by the coding sequence ATGGACAGAAAAAAACTGATCACCGCCATAGACGGATCCATTCATTCCAGCCAGGTTATCGATCAGACCATCGAGTACGCCCGCCTGCTCCACGCCGACGTGGTGCTGGTCCATTGTCATAAAAAATTTCCAACCCTGCTCGGCGAACCCCAACGCAATAGCCATATTGCCTCGATCATCAGCGCCGCGGAAGAGCTTATCAAGCCCTATCTAAAGCGTTTCTCAAACGCCGAGATCACCTGCGACCCACGCCTGCTGGAAGAACCGGCAGCAGCCATGATCATCGACGTTGCCCGCCTTGAGGGCTGCGACTTGATCATCATGGGATCACGGGGTCTGGGCAACCTCTCCGGACTCATTCTCGGCAGCGTCACCAACAAGGTTCTGCAGGGTGCTCCCTGCTCCGTTCTCGTCGTCCGCTGA
- a CDS encoding FAD-dependent oxidoreductase, giving the protein MKKVALVIALIGLVAGFFWFDLDRFLTLETIKHSQNQLDAWRTGAPVLAGGLFFLAYVGVTALSLPGAAIMTLVAGALFGLWWGTLIVSFASSLGATLAFLAARYVFRDAVWQRFGDRLKPIDDGMQRDGAFYLFTLRLVPLFPFFLINLLMGLTSIRTFTFYWVSQVGMLAGTLVYVNAGTQLARIDRLGDIVSPPLLLSFALLGVFPLLARKVLAAVRKNRVYRQFRKPRRFDRNLVVIGAGAAGLVSAYIAAAVKARVTLVEAGKMGGDCLNFGCVPSKSLIRSAKLVQQIRDSERYGLDSMAPAVNFGKIMERVLGVIKKVEPHDSVERYTGLGVEVIKGYARITDPWTVEIAGNDGSTRRLTTRSIVIATGARPFVPPLPGLAEAGYLTSDTLWEELAKREDVPERLVVLGGGPIGVELAQSFARLGSAVTQVEMSERILAREDEDVSRFVMQRLEQEGVRILTEHKAVRINSADGRKRLILDHHGEEEEIEVDDIICAVGRAARLEGFGLEELGIPTSRTVETNEYLETIYPNIYAAGDVAGPYQFTHTAAHQAWYAVVNALFGTFKRFKVDYSVVPWTTFADPEVARVGLNEQEARQRGIAHEVTRYDLDDLDRAIADSADHGFIKVLTVPGKDRILGVTIVGEHGGELLAEFVLAMKHGLGLNKILGTIHTYPTFAEANKYTAGAWKRAHVPEKLLVLVERYHAWRRA; this is encoded by the coding sequence ATGAAAAAAGTTGCTCTTGTTATCGCCCTCATCGGCCTGGTCGCCGGTTTTTTCTGGTTCGACCTTGACCGCTTCCTGACCCTGGAGACAATCAAACACAGTCAGAACCAACTCGATGCCTGGCGAACCGGTGCTCCGGTCCTGGCGGGGGGATTGTTTTTCCTCGCCTATGTGGGTGTTACCGCTCTTTCGCTGCCGGGGGCCGCCATCATGACCCTGGTGGCTGGGGCTCTCTTCGGCCTCTGGTGGGGCACGCTCATCGTATCGTTTGCCTCGTCACTCGGCGCTACCCTGGCCTTTCTGGCGGCTCGGTACGTCTTCCGGGACGCCGTTTGGCAGCGCTTTGGCGACAGATTGAAACCGATTGACGATGGGATGCAGCGCGATGGAGCGTTTTATCTGTTCACGCTCAGGCTGGTTCCCCTCTTTCCCTTTTTTCTGATCAACCTCCTGATGGGGCTCACTTCGATAAGAACGTTTACCTTTTACTGGGTAAGCCAGGTGGGCATGCTGGCCGGAACGCTGGTGTACGTCAATGCCGGGACGCAGCTTGCCCGTATCGACCGCCTTGGGGATATCGTGTCACCGCCGCTGCTGCTTTCCTTTGCCTTGTTGGGGGTGTTTCCATTACTGGCCAGGAAGGTCCTGGCTGCCGTTCGCAAGAACCGCGTCTATAGGCAGTTCCGCAAGCCGCGCCGGTTCGATCGCAATCTGGTGGTGATCGGTGCCGGAGCCGCCGGATTGGTCAGTGCCTATATCGCCGCTGCAGTCAAAGCACGGGTGACGCTCGTGGAGGCCGGAAAAATGGGAGGCGACTGTCTCAACTTCGGCTGTGTGCCGAGCAAATCGCTGATCAGAAGCGCCAAGCTGGTGCAGCAGATCCGGGACAGCGAGCGTTATGGCCTGGATTCGATGGCCCCGGCGGTGAATTTTGGCAAGATCATGGAGCGGGTTCTCGGTGTGATCAAAAAAGTGGAACCGCACGACAGCGTTGAGCGCTATACCGGGTTGGGCGTTGAAGTCATCAAGGGGTACGCCCGGATTACCGATCCCTGGACCGTGGAGATTGCCGGCAATGACGGTTCCACCAGGCGGCTGACGACCCGTTCGATTGTCATCGCCACCGGCGCGAGGCCGTTCGTTCCGCCGCTGCCGGGATTGGCTGAGGCAGGCTACCTGACCAGCGATACCCTGTGGGAAGAGTTGGCCAAGCGGGAGGATGTGCCCGAGCGGCTGGTGGTCCTGGGCGGCGGCCCGATCGGCGTGGAACTGGCCCAGAGTTTTGCCCGACTCGGCTCGGCGGTGACCCAGGTGGAAATGTCCGAACGCATCCTCGCCCGTGAGGATGAGGACGTTTCCCGTTTCGTCATGCAGCGGCTGGAACAGGAAGGAGTGAGGATCCTGACCGAGCACAAGGCCGTGCGAATCAACTCGGCAGACGGGCGAAAACGGCTGATCCTGGACCATCATGGCGAAGAGGAGGAAATCGAGGTCGACGATATCATCTGCGCCGTCGGACGAGCCGCCCGGCTCGAGGGGTTCGGCCTTGAGGAATTGGGCATTCCGACCAGCAGGACGGTGGAAACCAACGAGTACCTGGAGACCATCTACCCGAATATCTACGCCGCCGGTGATGTCGCCGGGCCCTATCAGTTCACCCATACCGCTGCGCATCAGGCCTGGTACGCGGTGGTCAACGCCCTGTTCGGCACGTTCAAGCGATTCAAAGTAGACTATTCAGTGGTTCCCTGGACCACGTTTGCCGATCCGGAGGTGGCCCGGGTCGGTCTCAACGAGCAGGAGGCACGGCAACGGGGCATCGCTCATGAGGTGACCCGGTACGATCTGGACGACCTGGATCGGGCCATCGCCGACAGCGCCGATCACGGCTTCATCAAGGTCCTCACCGTGCCCGGCAAGGACCGGATTCTCGGGGTGACCATCGTCGGCGAACACGGCGGCGAATTGCTGGCCGAGTTTGTTCTGGCCATGAAGCACGGCCTTGGCCTGAACAAGATTCTCGGCACCATCCACACCTATCCGACGTTTGCCGAAGCGAACAAATATACGGCAGGCGCCTGGAAGCGGGCGCATGTCCCGGAAAAACTGTTGGTACTCGTCGAGCGCTACCATGCCTGGCGGCGGGCCTAG
- a CDS encoding DUF3786 domain-containing protein → MVNAPVFAETYRRYLDRLQAVDLIERAERLGAKVDGDGLLIPLYDRLYRVSGRAISTVSGTEVSPAVRVILACYVLSCPDHPVPDPGRLVSYREFPDAAPLLSYFASNATGAIEAAFSGRADRLGQAGEKCGGRVEKHASYDVALRFLALPQIPVVLYFNDRDDLFPAACSLLYHLSAGRFLDMECLAMTGTLLAALLVAGR, encoded by the coding sequence ATGGTAAACGCCCCGGTCTTTGCTGAAACCTACCGCAGGTATCTCGACCGTTTGCAGGCTGTTGATCTCATTGAGCGAGCCGAAAGGCTGGGAGCGAAAGTGGATGGGGATGGATTGCTGATTCCGCTCTATGATCGGTTGTACCGGGTGTCGGGGCGAGCCATCTCAACCGTGTCCGGAACCGAAGTCTCACCGGCTGTTCGCGTTATTCTCGCCTGTTACGTGTTGTCCTGCCCGGATCATCCGGTGCCCGATCCGGGTCGGCTGGTGAGTTATCGCGAATTTCCTGATGCAGCACCGTTGCTGTCGTATTTCGCCAGTAACGCTACCGGAGCTATTGAGGCGGCTTTTTCCGGTCGGGCGGATCGGCTCGGACAGGCGGGAGAGAAGTGCGGCGGTCGAGTGGAAAAGCATGCCTCATACGATGTGGCCCTCCGTTTTCTGGCACTGCCGCAGATACCGGTAGTTCTCTATTTTAATGACCGCGACGACCTTTTCCCGGCTGCCTGTTCGCTGCTCTATCACCTGTCCGCCGGGCGGTTCCTCGATATGGAGTGTCTGGCGATGACTGGGACCCTGCTGGCCGCGCTGCTTGTCGCCGGCAGGTAA
- a CDS encoding NAD(P)-dependent oxidoreductase encodes MTDPAKTIIGFIGLGLMGRPMCRNLLKAGISPIVYNRSAPPREELVREGATAVPSPADVARLAEIIVIMVADTAAVEDVLSGPHGLLQTLRPGTLIIDMGTTAVPATRRLAALVEEKGAAYVDAPVSGGTIGAEGGTLTIMVGGHDEAVARAKPVLSVFGSRITHVGGIGAGQVAKAANQVIVGLNIGAVAEALALARAAGVDPARVREALRGGFADSRILEVHGQRMVEGNFAPGGKCTTQRKDMHQALEFAATLDLDLPATALSRDLYDRLIAAGDGELDHAALFRLYERTI; translated from the coding sequence ATGACAGATCCGGCCAAGACCATAATCGGTTTCATCGGGCTCGGCTTGATGGGCCGTCCCATGTGCCGAAACCTGCTGAAGGCAGGAATTTCTCCCATCGTCTACAATCGATCCGCGCCCCCCCGGGAGGAACTCGTCCGGGAAGGGGCGACAGCGGTGCCGTCACCGGCGGACGTGGCCCGCCTCGCTGAAATCATTGTCATCATGGTTGCCGATACGGCGGCCGTCGAGGACGTCCTGTCCGGCCCACACGGCCTGTTGCAGACCCTTCGCCCCGGCACCCTGATCATCGATATGGGGACCACGGCGGTCCCGGCAACCCGGCGCCTTGCCGCATTGGTTGAAGAGAAAGGGGCAGCCTATGTGGACGCCCCGGTGTCAGGCGGCACCATCGGCGCTGAAGGAGGCACCTTGACGATCATGGTCGGCGGACATGACGAAGCCGTCGCACGGGCAAAACCGGTGCTCTCCGTCTTTGGTTCGCGCATCACTCATGTGGGTGGTATCGGCGCCGGCCAGGTGGCCAAGGCGGCCAATCAAGTCATTGTCGGCCTCAACATCGGCGCCGTTGCCGAGGCACTAGCCCTGGCCAGGGCCGCAGGGGTTGATCCGGCCCGGGTCCGGGAGGCGCTGCGCGGCGGTTTCGCCGATTCCCGCATCCTGGAAGTCCACGGTCAGCGGATGGTTGAGGGGAATTTCGCCCCCGGCGGAAAATGCACTACCCAGCGCAAGGACATGCACCAGGCCCTGGAGTTTGCCGCCACTCTCGATCTGGATCTACCGGCTACCGCCCTGTCGCGTGACCTGTACGATCGCCTGATCGCTGCCGGGGACGGTGAGCTCGATCACGCCGCCTTGTTTCGCCTTTACGAGCGCACGATCTGA
- a CDS encoding lipid-binding SYLF domain-containing protein, which yields MKARAAVFALILLLTSATGVFAQVVEDYSSTIDTFRSSPVVQRFFEHSYGYAVFPVIGKAGFVVGGAYGKGQVYRGGTVTGMTTVIEGSIGFQAGGQAFSQIIFFQDERAYNEFTSGNFEFGATAQAVAVTAGVVAQATTTGTSAGVSTGPRTGVQAETGYVKGFATFVHAQGGLMYEFSVSGQKFTFTPLQ from the coding sequence ATGAAAGCACGTGCTGCAGTTTTCGCGCTCATCCTTCTTCTGACTTCAGCAACCGGAGTCTTTGCTCAGGTCGTGGAGGATTATTCAAGCACCATCGACACCTTTCGCAGTTCTCCAGTCGTCCAGCGTTTTTTCGAACATTCCTATGGCTACGCGGTCTTTCCCGTCATCGGCAAGGCCGGTTTTGTGGTTGGTGGGGCCTACGGCAAGGGGCAGGTCTACCGTGGCGGTACGGTGACCGGTATGACCACCGTCATTGAGGGTTCCATCGGCTTTCAAGCTGGCGGGCAGGCCTTCAGTCAAATCATTTTCTTCCAGGATGAACGGGCCTATAACGAATTCACCAGCGGCAATTTCGAGTTCGGCGCCACCGCCCAGGCCGTCGCCGTGACTGCCGGAGTCGTCGCCCAGGCCACGACCACCGGGACCAGCGCCGGCGTCAGTACCGGGCCGCGCACCGGTGTTCAGGCGGAAACCGGTTATGTCAAAGGCTTTGCCACCTTCGTGCATGCCCAGGGCGGCTTGATGTACGAATTCTCGGTAAGCGGGCAAAAGTTCACCTTCACCCCGCTCCAGTAA
- a CDS encoding DMT family transporter — protein MVNVSVFSRQTFGWLAVFGSAFCFYLATAVIRWGKPQVVIDTSYYVFARFLLGFIVVCLTMAIRRQRLVPRSYHYLLGRTIANTIAVFCFYKAVEVSTLAEANILNMTYPLFVALFSWIMLKEQRDIFALFIVLLAFVGIWMILSPSDMNINLGSLWGLCSGITAAVAMIYLNVSRRYHDSQTILFFMFGIGAVAIYLLFHDVIFWPNGTEFFFLFMCSVLGVLGQYLLTYGYFFVTAVEGSIISSSRILLAALLGPLLVGDPGLTLIGWSGAVLIFLANSLLAMRRVRARPLSLKNGYLQG, from the coding sequence ATGGTGAACGTTTCTGTTTTTTCACGGCAGACCTTTGGCTGGTTGGCGGTGTTTGGTTCGGCCTTTTGTTTCTATCTGGCCACCGCCGTCATCCGCTGGGGAAAACCCCAGGTGGTCATTGACACCTCGTATTACGTATTCGCCCGGTTCCTGCTCGGCTTTATCGTCGTCTGCTTGACCATGGCGATCAGAAGACAACGGCTGGTACCGCGCAGCTACCATTACCTGTTGGGACGGACCATCGCCAACACCATCGCCGTATTCTGCTTTTATAAAGCGGTCGAAGTCTCCACCCTGGCTGAAGCGAACATCCTCAACATGACATACCCGCTCTTCGTGGCGCTCTTTTCCTGGATCATGCTCAAGGAGCAGCGCGACATTTTCGCCCTGTTCATCGTTCTTTTGGCTTTTGTCGGTATCTGGATGATCCTTTCGCCCAGCGACATGAACATCAATCTGGGCAGCCTCTGGGGATTGTGTTCCGGTATCACGGCCGCGGTGGCCATGATTTATCTGAATGTGAGTAGGCGATACCACGATTCCCAGACCATCCTTTTTTTCATGTTCGGGATCGGTGCGGTGGCGATCTACCTGTTATTTCACGATGTCATCTTCTGGCCCAACGGCACGGAGTTTTTCTTCCTCTTCATGTGTTCGGTCCTGGGGGTACTCGGCCAGTACCTCCTGACGTATGGTTATTTCTTCGTGACCGCTGTGGAAGGTTCGATCATCTCGTCCAGCCGCATACTGCTGGCCGCCTTGCTGGGGCCACTGTTGGTGGGAGATCCGGGCTTGACTTTGATCGGCTGGAGCGGCGCCGTGCTCATTTTTCTGGCCAACAGCTTGCTGGCCATGCGCCGGGTTCGGGCCCGACCGCTGTCGCTGAAGAACGGTTACCTGCAAGGCTGA
- a CDS encoding sigma-54-dependent transcriptional regulator, whose amino-acid sequence MKTKTEKQEGKKTILAVDGDATSLELVTRCLRERRFRVLPVSEASKALTVAGRTRVDLAVIGEGEDPERAIELVEQLRGLHRGLHTIVLAAEGSIDRAIDVVKRGACHYLTKPFAVVDLLRHIESCLELSPLPAVGASATKTVPVAFSCDRIIAHSRIMKEVLAKVTQVAATDSSVLIEGESGTGKELIARCLHGASRRKDGPFIAINCAAIPENLLESELLGYEKGAFTGADGRREGLFARAHGGSFFFDELSELPLAMQAKLLRILEEREFYPLGSNTKVSVDVRIIAASNRRLDQLVETGRFREDLYYRVRVIPITLPSLRERKEDILPLARHFLSAFCQSAGKPKATITPEALQRLQVADWPGNIRELENVIEYAVALCNGSEITEDLIAVGSPTKANGFKPLRLARDHFEKHYLTELLQTTNGNVSQAAKAAGVYRADLYVLLRKHGLVAADFRDK is encoded by the coding sequence GTGAAAACGAAAACGGAAAAGCAAGAGGGGAAAAAGACCATCCTAGCCGTGGATGGCGATGCAACCTCCCTGGAACTGGTTACCCGGTGCCTCAGAGAGCGGCGGTTCCGGGTATTGCCGGTAAGCGAGGCATCCAAGGCACTGACCGTCGCCGGGCGAACCAGAGTCGATCTAGCGGTTATCGGAGAGGGAGAAGATCCCGAACGAGCTATCGAATTGGTGGAGCAGCTGCGTGGGCTGCATCGTGGCCTGCACACCATCGTCTTGGCTGCCGAAGGGTCTATCGATCGGGCTATTGATGTGGTCAAGCGGGGTGCTTGCCACTATCTGACCAAACCGTTTGCCGTTGTCGATCTGTTGCGCCATATCGAAAGCTGTCTCGAACTTTCTCCGTTGCCGGCCGTTGGAGCGTCTGCCACCAAGACGGTCCCGGTTGCCTTTTCCTGTGATCGGATTATCGCCCACAGTCGTATCATGAAAGAGGTGCTGGCCAAGGTGACGCAGGTGGCCGCCACCGATTCCAGTGTCCTCATCGAGGGTGAAAGCGGTACCGGCAAGGAGTTGATCGCCCGTTGCCTGCATGGGGCCAGCCGACGCAAGGACGGCCCGTTCATCGCCATCAACTGTGCAGCCATCCCCGAGAACCTGCTGGAAAGCGAACTGCTCGGATATGAAAAAGGCGCCTTTACCGGTGCCGACGGGCGTCGTGAGGGGCTCTTCGCCCGTGCTCACGGGGGGAGTTTCTTTTTCGATGAGCTCTCCGAGCTGCCTCTGGCCATGCAGGCAAAGCTTCTGCGCATCCTCGAAGAACGGGAGTTTTATCCGCTGGGAAGCAATACCAAGGTAAGCGTCGATGTGAGAATTATCGCAGCTTCCAACCGGCGGCTGGATCAGCTGGTGGAGACGGGACGTTTTCGCGAGGATCTCTATTACCGGGTGCGGGTGATACCGATAACGCTGCCGTCATTGCGTGAACGAAAGGAAGATATCCTGCCGCTGGCCAGACATTTCCTTTCGGCATTTTGCCAGAGTGCCGGCAAACCGAAGGCAACCATAACCCCGGAAGCCTTGCAGCGTTTGCAGGTCGCCGATTGGCCGGGCAATATCAGGGAGTTGGAGAACGTCATTGAGTATGCGGTGGCTCTCTGCAACGGCTCGGAAATAACCGAGGATCTCATTGCCGTCGGATCTCCGACGAAGGCGAACGGCTTCAAGCCGCTTCGTCTGGCCCGGGACCATTTTGAAAAGCACTATTTGACTGAACTATTGCAAACAACCAACGGCAATGTCAGCCAGGCGGCAAAGGCAGCAGGCGTGTATCGCGCCGATTTGTATGTGCTGCTGCGCAAGCATGGCCTTGTTGCTGCCGATTTTCGAGACAAGTAG
- a CDS encoding phosphohydrolase encodes MKCPGQDMQYWNEDAIYEVACPQCGKPVEFYKDDTTRTCRQCGHRFVNPKMDFGCAAYCKFAEQCIGSLPEEFVGAQDNLLKDKVAVEMKRFYRSDFKQISRMLKLARHAEKIGTRENAKLAVVLCAAYLEGSGRAEAGTGGSAAAPQSPIDSRVGIVREVLGRLGAKAAMIDEVCQVLSGDDQAITERSKEMACLHDALLITELEDEFQDGRLNEEELLEQVQKGLSTAGGRTEAQASFPTIHARS; translated from the coding sequence ATGAAATGTCCCGGTCAGGATATGCAATACTGGAATGAGGATGCAATCTATGAAGTGGCCTGCCCGCAGTGCGGTAAGCCCGTTGAGTTCTACAAGGACGATACCACCAGAACGTGTCGGCAGTGCGGTCACCGCTTCGTCAATCCGAAGATGGATTTTGGCTGCGCCGCTTATTGTAAGTTCGCCGAGCAGTGTATCGGCAGCCTGCCGGAAGAATTCGTCGGGGCCCAGGACAACCTGCTCAAAGATAAGGTGGCAGTGGAGATGAAGCGTTTTTACCGCTCTGATTTCAAGCAAATAAGCAGGATGCTCAAGCTGGCTCGCCATGCCGAAAAGATCGGTACCCGAGAAAATGCCAAACTGGCAGTGGTGCTCTGCGCCGCATATCTCGAGGGAAGCGGCAGGGCGGAGGCGGGTACCGGGGGGAGCGCCGCCGCACCGCAATCACCAATCGATTCCCGTGTCGGAATCGTGCGAGAGGTGCTGGGCCGACTGGGCGCGAAGGCGGCCATGATTGACGAGGTCTGCCAGGTTCTGTCCGGCGACGACCAAGCGATCACCGAACGCTCGAAGGAGATGGCTTGCCTGCACGACGCCCTGCTTATCACCGAACTTGAAGATGAATTCCAAGACGGACGGCTAAACGAGGAAGAGCTACTCGAGCAGGTACAAAAGGGTCTGTCCACGGCAGGAGGGCGGACGGAGGCACAGGCGAGCTTTCCGACCATCCACGCCCGGTCATGA